From the genome of Aquila chrysaetos chrysaetos chromosome 12, bAquChr1.4, whole genome shotgun sequence, one region includes:
- the RGS1 gene encoding regulator of G-protein signaling 1 has translation MPGFFFSHNNMAELNGKEDCKLAEGRIYKKKQKPFGADLKNYLKCMVPHIESGIKTSNSRNVRLSAEEVIQWSQSLEKLLASQSGQGVFREFLKSEFSEENIEFWLACEDYKKTKSDHLHGKAERIYEEFVQSDAIKQINIDYQMREATAKRAQAPTHTSFDEAQKTVYILMERDSYPRFLKSKAYLNLLNQLQTNTSK, from the exons atgccaggattttttttctcccacaacAACATGGCTGAATTAAACGGAAAAGAAGACTGCAAGCTTGCAGAAGGCAGAATctataaaaagaagcaaaagcctTT TGGTGCAGAtctcaaaaattatttgaagtgCATGGTACCACATATCGAATCAGGGATCAAGACTTCTAACTCCAGAAACGTCAG GCTTTCTGCAGAGGAGGTAATACAGTGGTCCCAGTCTTTGGAAAAGCTCTTGGCCAGCCAAA GTGGTCAAGGTGTCTTTCGGGAGTTCCTGAAGTCAGAGTTCAGCGAGGAAAACATTGAGTTCTGGTTGGCTTGTGAGGATTACAAGAAAACCAAGTCTGATCACTTACATGGCAAAGCAGAGAGGATTTATGAGGAGTTTGTTCAGTCAGATGCTATTAAACAG ATCAATATTGACTATCAGATGAGGGAAGCAACAGCCAAAAGGGCTCAAGCCCCAACTCACACAAGTTTTGATGAAGCCCAGAAAACTGTGTACATCCTTATGGAAAGGGATTCATATCCCAGATTTTTGAAATCCAAAGCCTACCTGAACCTTTTGAACCAGCTGCAAACCAACACTTCAAAATGA